In the genome of Coregonus clupeaformis isolate EN_2021a unplaced genomic scaffold, ASM2061545v1 scaf0012, whole genome shotgun sequence, one region contains:
- the LOC121545462 gene encoding vesicular inhibitory amino acid transporter-like gives MAHLIRHKIGNKLTNAANTVSNKSQAKVSGVFARLGFQAATDEEGLGFVDCDDLDFEYRQGMQMDIMQGDEEGGDMDGGDELMVGDSHYQRDGTGPPSSSSLKNTGACNELALEDKPKITSWDAGWNVTNAIQGMFVLGLPYAILHGGYLGLFLIIFAAVVCCYTGKILIACLYEENEDGILVRVRDSYVDIANACCQPRFASLGGHIVNVAQIIELVMTCILYVVVSGNLMVNSFPNLPVSQKAWSVVATAALLPCAFLKSLKAVSKFSLLCTIAHFVINILVIAYCLSRARDWAWDKVKFYIDVKKFPISIGIIVFSYTSQIFLPSLEGNMQRPKEFHCMMDWTHIGACVLKGLFALVAYLTWADATKEVITDNLPSTIRAVVNLLLVAKALLSYPLPFFAAVEVLEKSFFQDGGRAIFPDCYGPGGRIKSWGLGLRCLLVVFTLIMAIFVPHFALLMGLTGSLTGAGLCFLLPALFHLKLMWRKLLWHHVFFDVAIFVIGGICSISGFIHSVEGLIEAFKYGVEE, from the exons ATGGCTCACTTAATTCGACACAAGATCGGCAACAAGCTGACCAATGCGGCCAACACAGTATCCAATAAGTCTCAGGCCAAGGTAAGCGGAGTGTTCGCCAGGCTGGGCTTCCAGGCCGCTACGGATGAAGAGGGTCTGGGGTTCGTGGACTGCGATGACTTGGATTTTGAGTACAGGCAGGGGATGCAGATGGACATCATGCAGGGTGACGAGGAAGGGGGAGATATGGACGGAGGAGACGAGTTGATGGTGGGGGACAGCCACTACCAGAGAGATGGAACCGGcccaccatcctcctcctccctcaagaACACTGGGGCGTGTAACGAGTTGGCATTAGAGGACAAACCCAAAATTACCTCTTGGGATGCGGGGTGGAACGTCACCAATGCCATTCAG GGGATGTTCGTCCTTGGGTTACCATACGCCATTCTTCACGGAGGATACCTCGGACTCTTTCTCATCATATTTGCCGCCGTTGTATGTTGTTACACCGGAAAGATTCTTATTGCGTGTCTGTATGAAGAGAATGAGGATGGAATTCTGGTGCGCGTGAGGGACTCCTACGTGGACATCGCCAACGCGTGCTGCCAGCCACGGTTCGCGTCTCTGGGCGGACATATCGTTAACGTTGCTCAGATCATTGAGTTGGTCATGACCTGTATCCTGTATGTGGTGGTCAGCGGCAACCTGATGGTCAACAGCTTCCCCAATCTGCCGGTCTCGCAGAAGGCCTGGTCTGTAGTCGCCACGGCTGCCCTCCTGCCTTGCGCGTTCCTCAAGAGCCTTAAAGCCGTGTCCAAGTTCAGCTTGCTCTGCACCATCGCGCACTTTGTCATCAACATCCTGGTGATAGCCTACTGCCTCTCCAGAGCCCGCGACTGGGCCTGGGACAAAGTCAAGTTCTATATCGATGTCAAGAAGTTCCCCATCTCCATCGGCATCATCGTCTTCAGCTACACGTCCCAGATCTTCCTGCCGTCGCTGGAGGGGAACATGCAGAGGCCAAAGGAGTTCCACTGCATGATGGACTGGACCCACATCGGAGCCTGCGTTCTGAAGGGCCTGTTCGCTCTGGTGGCCTACTTGACTTGGGCAGATGCCACCAAAGAGGTAATCACGGACAACCTTCCGTCCACCATCAGAGCGGTGGTCAACCTGCTCCTGGTGGCCAAGGCCTTGCTTTCGTATCCGCTGCCATTCTTCGCTGCTGTAGAGGTCCTGGAGAAGTCTTTTTTCCAGGATGGAGGGCGCGCTATTTTCCCTGACTGTTACGGGCCGGGAGGACGGATTAAGTCCTGGGGACTGGGCCTCCGGTGCCTCCTTGTGGTGTTCACGTTGATCATGGCCATCTTTGTCCCGCACTTCGCACTCCTCATGGGCCTCACCGGGAGTCTTACCGGCGCCGGGTTGTGCTTCCTTCTCCCGGCTCTCTTTCATCTAAAACTGATGTGGAGGAAACTCTTATGGCACCACGTGTTCTTCGACGTCGCCATATTCGTTATAGGGGGCATATGCAGCATTTCTGGGTTTATTCACTCAGTAGAGGGGCTCATTGAGGCATTCAAATATGGAGTCGAGGAATAA
- the LOC121545463 gene encoding bactericidal permeability-increasing protein — MLSLLILLLNLTNHAFGENPAIKAILTNKGLQYGSHIGADWMQEKIWSMIIPDISGGVDIGIGTVHYVLDGISVSGCDVPEPSVEFYEGVGLKTGISGFSISMKGNWHTRFGIISDGGSFDLAVFNVDVTSVVQLGSDYSGHISISSENCDARISKASITFHGGASFIFQPFVTLFQDQMTALIEEKICPMVEEHVTDLDQHLAEMQVSFKVNSALVLDIPLTNPPLVESIGLGLDLKGEFYSVQSHTDPPFKAEHFDLPKDDGHMLSLGLSEFTVNSASYGYFSAGLLQAKINDSMIPKTSPFRLNTTSFGPLIPQLPKLFPNMLMELQVYARDVPMFSFQADKVTQEFPGAIKAFAIQPNASRTPLFNLNVDSIYRGMIRISEEKLQGLMKLNNFTLTLASSEVGTFQTAALEKIVKMGVEVSVLAKLNAKLEEGIALPTMHHIHLVNPVLKIQQGFVSIASDLDVKSAERESISEGIYPYQL; from the exons ATGTTATCACTCCTAATACTGCTGCTGAATCTTACCAATCATGCCTTTGGAGAAAATCCTGCAATAAAGGCCATATTGACAAATAAAGGACTTCAATATG GGTCACACATTGGGGCTGATTGGATGCAGGAGAAGATATGGAGTATGATCATACCAGATATCAGCGGTGGTGTTGACATTGGTATAGGAACAGTGCACTACGTCCTTGACGG AATCTCAGTGTCTGGGTGTGATGTTCCAGAGCCTTCAGTGGAGTTCTATGAGGGCGTGGGACTCAAGACTGGGATCAGTGGCTTCAGCATTTCAATGAAGGGCAATTGGCACACACGTTTTGGCATCAT AAGCGATGGTGGCTCATTTGACCTGGCAGTGTTCAATGTGGACGTGACCTCTGTGGTGCAGTTAGGGAGTGATTACAGTGGACACATTTCTATCTCCAGTGAAAACTGTGATGCCAGGATAAGCAAAGCATCAATCACTTTCCATGGAGGAGCCAG TTTTATCTTCCAGCCATTTGTGACCCTTTTCCAAGATCAGATGACTGCTCTAATTGAGGAAAAA ATCTGCCCAATGGTTGAAGAGCATGTTACAGATTTGGATCAACATCTAGCAGAAATGCAAG TGTCCTTCAAGGTCAATTCTGCTCTGGTTTTGGACATCCCCCTCACTAACCCACCCCTCGTTGAATCTATTGGCCTTGGTCTGGATTTGAAG GGTGAGTTCTACAGTGTTCAGAGTCACACAGATCCTCCTTTTAAGGCCGAGCATTTTGATCTGCCAAAGGATGATGGCCACATGCTCTCCCTGGGCCTGTCTGAATTCACTGTCAACTCTGCCTCCTACGGTTACTTCTCCGCTGGACTCCTGCAGGCCAAAATTAACGACAGCATG ATCCCCAAGACTTCTCCTTTCCGCCTCAACACAACCTCCTTCGGGCCTCTCATCCCTCAG CTTCCCAAGCTCTTCCCCAACATGCTGATGGAACTGCAGGTGTATGCCAGGGACGTTCCAATGTTTTCCTTCCAGGCTGATAAGGTGACACAGGAATTTCCAGGTGCCATTAAGGCCTTTGCCATCCAGCCAAATGCTTCACGGACTCCACTGTTCAATCTCAATGTT GACTCAATTTATCGTGGGATGATACGCATTTCAGAAGAGAAACTCCAAGGCTTGATGAAACTAAACAA TTTTACCCTGACACTGGCATCAAGTGAAGTGGGAACATTCCAG ACTGCAGCCCTGGAAAAAATTGTGAAAATGGGGGTGGAGGTTTCAGTGTTAGCTAAACTGAACG CCAAACTGGAGGAGGGCATTGCTTTACCCACCATGCACCACATCCATCTGGTTAACCCTGTGCTGAAGATCCAGCAG GGATTTGTGTCCATTGCATCAGACCTTGACGTTaaatctgcagagagagagagcatttctGAAGGGATTTACCCTTACCAACTCTAG
- the LOC121545464 gene encoding PRELI domain containing protein 3B, protein MKIWTSEHIFNHPWETVTKAAMQKYPNPMNPGVVGVDVLNRHVDTQGRLCSNRLLSTEWGLPSLAKTLIGITRTNTYIQEHSVVDPKEKIFELQSTNISCTNIVSVDEKLTYRPHPQDPEKTILTQEALISVKGISLSSYLEGLMAKTISANAGKGREAMEWVIRRLNTEIEELAATAQATIRIPMAAAVTEK, encoded by the exons ATGAAGATCTGGACCTCAGAACACATATTCAA CCACCCGTGGGAGACAGTGACCAAGGCGGCAATGCAGAAGTACCCCAACCCCATGAACCCAGGCGTGGTAGGGGTGGACGTGTTGAACAGACACGTGGACACACAGGGTCGGCTATGCAGCAACAGACTGCTCAGCACAGAGTGGGGACTGCCCTCCTTGGCCAAGACT CTCATTGGTATAACACGAACAAACACATACATCCAGGAACATTCGGTGGTAGACCCCAAGGAAAAGATCTTTGAGCTACAATCTACAAAT ATTTCATGTACTAATATAGTATCTGTGGACGAGAAGTTAACATACAGGCCGCATCCGCAGGATCCCGAAAA GACCATACTGACACAAGAGGCACTGATCTCTGTAAAAGGAATTAGTCTGAGCAGTTACCTGGAGGGGCTCATGGCCAAAACCATCTCAGCAAATGCAGGCAAA GGACGAGAGGCGATGGAGTGGGTCATCAGGCGGTTAAACACAGAGATCGAGGAGCTGGCAGCGACTGCACAGGCCACAATCCGCATCCCCATGGCAGCAGCAGTCACAGAGAAATGA
- the atp5f1e gene encoding ATP synthase subunit epsilon, mitochondrial, producing the protein MVAYWRQAGLSYIRFSAICASAVRAALKPQFKVEAMKVAESSVKVYVPKAIA; encoded by the exons ATGGTTGCATACTGGAGACAAGCGGGCCTTAG CTACATTCGCTTCTCTGCGATCTGCGCGAGTGCAGTACGCGCGGCACTGAAACCACAGTTCAAAGTTGAGGCAATGAAAGTTGCAGAGTCCAGCGTCAAAGTCTACGTCCCAAAGGCTATAGCAT GA